Within Thermodesulfovibrionales bacterium, the genomic segment CCTCATGGAAAAGCAATACCGAGGGGTGAATGCTGTAAAAAGTATCGTGTGGAGCTTGAACCTCTTGTAACAAGGCTTTCCACTATAGAGCCTGGTACAGAGGTTAAGATAGTCTTTATAGTACCCTCTCAGAAGGGGAGTGTTGTGAAACTTTCATCAGTGGGCATAATTCCAGGTGCGAGAATAAAACTCCTTCAGAAAAAACCAACCATAGTGCTCCAGGTTGAAGAGACAGTTATAGCAATTGATCCTGAGATTGCTGATGAGATACTTGTGAGGAAAATTGCCTGACAGGAAGGAAGACGCTAAATTTTGTTCCTTTGTTTACTTCGCTCT encodes:
- a CDS encoding ferrous iron transport protein A → PHGKAIPRGECCKKYRVELEPLVTRLSTIEPGTEVKIVFIVPSQKGSVVKLSSVGIIPGARIKLLQKKPTIVLQVEETVIAIDPEIADEILVRKIA